Proteins from one Megalops cyprinoides isolate fMegCyp1 chromosome 11, fMegCyp1.pri, whole genome shotgun sequence genomic window:
- the LOC118785522 gene encoding small ubiquitin-related modifier 3-like gives MSEEKTKEGVKTENDHINLKVAGQDGSVVQFKIKRHTPLSKLMKAYCERQGLSIRQIRFRFDGQPINETDTPAQLEMEDEDTIDVFQQQTGGTC, from the exons ATGTCTGAGGAGAAGACAAAG GAAGGTGTGAAGACGGAGAATGACCACATTAACCTGAAGGTGGCCGGTCAGGACGGTTCAGTGGTCcagtttaaaattaaaagacaCACACCCCTCAGCAAACTAATGAAGGCTTACTGTGAAAGACAG GGTTTGTCAATAAGGCAGATTAGATTTCGGTTTGACGGACAGCCGATCAACGAGACggacacacctgcacag CTGGAGATGGAAGATGAGGACACTATTGATGTatttcagcagcagacaggggGCACCTGCTAG